CATTGACTGAGTCAGTCCTGATGGATCTGACTCACTGAAAGGGTGAATCCACCTCTGCAATccatcctccttccccttttcccctggGATCAAGGAACTATAATTAACCCCTACACCATCTCCTGATAATTATAAGTCACATTTTTATAGTATATCTATGACAACCCTGTGAAGGAGGTGATATAAAGAATTTACTCCACAGAACCACTGCGTTGTGAAATGGTGTATTAGACtcagtcaagaagacttgaaacTGAATtgtgcctcagacacttaatagttgtgggAGCCTTGTTCATGGGGTATTACAGTAAATGTTTAACACACAGCTCTTGGGGAGGGATGCATATACATAGGACCTACTTATAAATTTaacctaaaagggaaaaaaaaaagaaaaaagttaacctatattattagcattttcttcattactttcttaaatctaaatgatcaatgaaacaataaatcaagctctgatttgtagtgtttgctaaTTTCATAGGTATAAAATGCttatactgattttttaaaatcctttttcatGAAGCATTTTGAGTTGCCTTTagcctgagcaaatcacttaatctctctcagcttcaatttccacatctgtaaaatgagaataataatattattgaaGTTGCAGAgtcattgtgaaaataaaataagagaacagATGTAAAGTTCCTTGAAAAGTCtagtttgctttctctttttctctccccttctctatcctctatgtctctctctatttctgttctttctctctgtctccctctttttctatccttctgactctgtctctctgtatctatctgtctgtctatttctctctctaacCTCTTTTCTCTGTAGGAGGAAAATGGAGTAGTTCAGGGACCTTAATTGGCTTAtctagtatcacacagctagtatcagaGCCAGTATATGAATGCTGATCTTTTGTTAAACCAAGAACTCATTCTACTACATTGCAGAACTCCTTCCACCATCTTTTCTGTTCTCTTGGGCCTTCAGAATaaaccatttcattttccagtaaTTACATTTGTTAAGAATTGTTCCTTACAAAGTGCTGTAATCAGTCTCCTTGTAGCTTTTCCCATTACTCTAAGATCTATGTCTAAGCAAAAGTCATTTACTCCCCTTCCCTGTGACAGACACTGAAAGGCAGTCATCATGCCTTCCACCTTTCTCCTCTCAAGGCTAAACATTCCTCACTCTTTCTCCAAGAGGCAGAGGCtagaattaatttctttcatacaaaatttaatatagttttaatgaAAACGAAAGCCAGAActactttaaaagtttttaatagataaatctatcaataaatatttatcaaataaatgtCCAGCTCTGTTCTGAGCAGGATTAGTTACATCAGGAAATGATCAAAGAGCAAAATAAAGCTCAGAGCCCTGGTCAAAACCagaaatgttggaaggaatgtccAGCCGTAACCCTTGTTGCCTGTGTTAAGGCAACAAagcagaaaaatataaagtaaagagAGCTTTGAGGACCCAGGAGGGTGTAAAATAGACAATTGAAAGCAATGTGATAGAGTGAGAAAATCCCCAGTTTTGGAACCAAAGAGATCAGGTTTGAATTCCAGATCCGCTAGTATTTCTGCTACTATCTGCTTAAGGAGGTTTGAAAGAGTATTGGTTCTAGATTCAGAACACTGATCTGGTTTCAAATCATGCCATCATCATTTGATTTCTGTTCGACTTTGGGCAAATTCATTAATCTCAATGGAACCTAATTTCTATCTATAAAAATGGTAGGGTTGACCCAAATGGCTTTTGAGGTTCTAGAACTTTTCAGtactagaattttagaactaaGAACTTTTCTTCTCTGATCCTCAGCTTcaccttctgtaaaatgagcatagaTTAGAACATACCTTCCTTGAAAGCAGGGCTTGCTCCATTTTttgtccttctttccctattgaCTATCACTAAGCccagaacatagtaggtgtttattaAAGCCTTGTTCATCAATTGGTTTGTTTTAAAGTTCATTCCATGAATGTGgaccacttgcatttttgtttttcttcccagtttacttttacctttctgaatccgatttttcttgtgcaacaagagaactgtataaatatgtacacatatattatatttaagatatactttaacatgtataagactgcctgccatctaggggagggaggtggaggtagggaagggaaaagtcggaacagtgcaagggatgatgttgaaaaattacccatgcatttgtactgtcaataaaaagctataataaaaaaataataaaataaagtccaTTCCAGTTCTGTCTTTCATTCTGAGATGCCTTCCAGCTTGGGTGTTCTTGGGTGTTCCAGTTAGGTTCAAATCCTTCGTAGGAGAAATTTGACATCCTGGAAAAGGGAGCTCTGTCTTCCTTCAGAAGATCTGAGAGCATGACCCAGGAGGGCATCCCTGAGATTCTCACAGCACATTCAAAGGTATCCCTGGACCTCAACTGCACACACATGTGAACAGCCCTAAACCCAATGCAGACCTGAGGACGGAAGAACACGAGCAAGAGGAACCTCAGGCATGTAAGGGTTCTACTTGCTTCTTTTAGTGACTTTGGTGAAGCCGGGCAAACAGGTATCGGGTCCTCTGCTCCTCTTGAGCCTGGAAGAAGGAGGCAGCCACTTTATGAACCAGCCTGCGGGCGTAGGTCTCCAGGAAGACTGTAGCAGAAGCAATGAGGAAGAGGGTCCCGGCAGCCAAGGCAGCCGTGTATTGTGGGGGCTGTGCAGGGTGCAGCTGGCAACTGTCTGAGGTGAAGCGGAATTCCCACTTATATGTGCCTTGGTAAGTGTCCAGGGATTTCCCTTCAGAAGGTTGATTGAAGATGAAGGAGATGAAGGCAAAGACTGTGTACTTGGCCTGGAAGTGGGAGAGGGACCAAAAGATGAGGGTATAATATAGAAGCAGTTTCTCTCAGGCATTTCTCAGGAGACCAAGACACTAATTGACTATGGGACTTTGCacagtttccttctctttaaaggGGGGAATTGGTTTAAAGAATTCCTATGATTTTTCAAGCTGTAAAATTCCatgttttatattataaagtactaatattctatgttctaaggttcttCTCACTTCTGACATTCTGGGCTAATATTCAGTATTCTGATTCccccaattctgacattctatattctaaagttCCTCCTAGCTCttacatttgtattttaaagCATCTTCCAGCACTAAAGCCATGTCCATGATTCCTTGCTCTGTAGCCAATTCCATAATAAGGGACCTCTTTGGGGTCCTTTGCTTGGCTGGTGGACTAAATTTCAAATCTTTACCACTTGTTTAGCATGGTAAGAGCTAATATTCTGCCAGCCCAGCTCAAAGGTCACCTCCATTCTAGGATGACCCATGGCCTTTATATTCATACTCTGCTTTTCTATCCATCCCAGAGTTCCAGTTCTCTGTTCTGTATATGTATGGTGAGTGAGACCTTGTCTAGGGGGCatctagtggatagagcactgaaggacctgagttcaaatctgagtaAGCtgcttaactccaattgcctccaaaaaattaTAAGACCTTGTTTAGCACTGATATTTTATGAAACTATGCAAGTTTGTGTGCAGATTGAAGACCTTGAAGGCATCTCTTAAATGTCAGGTCTTCATCACCTCCAAAATCTTTATGTTAGGAACCAAATGGTGTCCCAACCCTCTGTCCCCCCATTCCccacctcctctcccttcctgttCTACTCACATCATATTTGATGTTCAGATGGATGGGCAGTGTGGGCAGCTTCTGGGCCCAGTCTACAGCCATGCTTGCCAGAAGAAAGGCCACATGATCTGCAGCCACAATCACTGCCATGGCGCCCAGGGGCATCCCCAGAAATGCCAGGCGAAAGAGACAGTGAAATTTTTCAGCCCGGGAAAGCTTCAGGCCAGTCACTCTGAGGACCAGAGCCGGAGGAGAGGCTTGCAGGGGACTGCTCTGGCTCTCTCTGAGCAGCTGCTCCAGCTGTTTGCTGTAGTACAGGTTATCGAATTGCAGATTGGTCAGATAACTCTTTAAATACCGCATTGACTCAAATAGGACGGAGAGAATAAAGAATGCAGCCAGCACGCGATTGGTGCCCAGAGCCAGTCCCCGCACCAGCGCCTCCAGGGCCGAGACGTCCTCGTAGACTCTCTGGGTGGCCACAAGCATCTGGAGATACAGGGCAGAGCAGTTGTGAGGGGTCTCAAAGGTCAGTCCCCGGCCCCTTGTCCTCCCAGAGGCCTGGTCCAGGGCTTCTGTGGCTGCCTCTAGCTGATGGGTAGAGTTGAGCAGGCTCTCCAGAGAGCCCTGGGCTACACACCTCAGCACCTGGGTGGTAGCAGCCACATTGGCCAGAATGTTGGGTACCACTAGAGTGGCCAGCTCAGCGAAACCGCATGACAGAAGCAGGCGGCGGCCCTGCCTCGTGCCTAATGTGGGCACAGTAATTGCTAGCAGACACCGGGCTGGGTGGACTAGACCCAGAGTCAGGAACAGCAAGAAGCCACAAGCCAAGGCTCCCGTTGCAGACGTCCTTACTGAGTACATCAGGGAGGTAGCCAACCAGTTGTAGGTGAGTCCACCGGCAGCCCCGGAGATGAGAGCACAGAGCAGAAGCTGAATTAGCAACTGCCCACAGCTGGCTGGGACAGACTTCGAGTAGACCCCCCATGCTGCCAGAAACAGCTCCTGGACCTTCAAGAGCCCCGAATGCCAAAGCCACTTCCTGCATGGAGGAGACCAGGAGGAAACCTCTGTGAGCTCAGAGAAACACCACAAGATCATGAAGTTTAAGGTTAAGAGGAATCTTAGAGAGGGTCTTTAaacttttataaatctttttagaaagggaaaaactgaggcccagagagattgtgACCTAGCTGCTTGTACTTTCCCTCTCCAGAGATTCTGTGTCTATGATGTATATGGCTTATATATATCTGATTTATATAAATCATGCTGCCCGTTATCTCCTCAAAGTAGAGTGGAGGCTGGCAATATGAGGCCTGGATCTCCCTTATCTTTGTTTATCCCATTGACTGCCTCTGTATTCCTTCATCTTGTCCCCGGAGCAGGtaccttctctcctctcccctccctcatcCTTCTGCTTTTCTGCCCGTTCtgtcctcctcccccccaccctcaCACCCTCAGACTGTGAGTTCCTCAAGGGCAGGAGCTGCcttctgcctttctctgtatccctagtgcctaacactgtacctggcacacagtaattACTTAACTAACTAATCTTGCCTATAGTTGGTATTCAATATTTATTGCACAAATCTATGAACAGATGAGTGAGTGACTGAATGAAGGAAAAGCATCCCCCCCCAGCAAATCTCCCCCTCCCTAAGTCTCCAGATCCTAACTTTCTCCTTTCCACCTTTGATCTCAATGAGGTAGGCCATAGTGAAGTACTCAGGAGATCTGAATTGGATATTTAATGATCGTGTTACCTTAGGCATGCCATCTCTCTTATCTGaatcccaatttctttttctgtaaaattagatTGAAATATCAGCTGGTGAAGTCCCCTTCTGCCTGACTTATAACAACTCTCCTCAGAGTCTGCAAAGGAGTGTTTTGTGATACTCAAGGTGGGAAAACTGTGATTCTTAATCTGGGTTTCTTGCTGTCCCCAACCTCTGATCCTCCTCCTAAGTTCCAGTAGAAGGGCATTTCTCCACTTGACCATATAAGGAGATGTGGAAGTGACCTGAGTTCTGAGAAGGAGGGCTCGATGTTGGAGGTGGGGTACTGTGCAGTAGACTAGTCACAGGCCTAGTTTTATTATGAATGGGGAATGATCATAGTCATGCTGCCCACTTGTACAATGCTTTGGAGTTTATAAAAGGCTTTTACTTACATTTGAAGCCTTAAGACTCCTCCCAATTCTATGTTGTAAGGCTGGGGAAACTGGGGTTTTCCTTGTTTTGATCATCCCTGATCTATGTCCTAAGGTCTTTTCCAAAAGCTCTGATAGTATGTTCTAAGGTTCAAGACCTTTCAGTTCTGATCATCTCTAATGTCTTTCCCAACTTTACTATCCTGTGTTCCAAGATATATTCACATCACCGATCATCTTTGTCCCAAGGTCTAACATCCTTCCCAGAACTGATATTCAAGACTAAAGTCTTTCTTAGCTCTAATAATTTGTGTCCTCAACCCCATATCTGATACCCTCTTCTAGGATCTAATGGGGTCTTCTCACTTTTGATCATGTCTGCTCTAAAGTCCCTCCAAGCTCTGATgtcctgtgttctaaggtcttCGTTTCCTCTCAGCTCTGATAATCTGTGCTCTTAGATTCAtggttccttctagttctgtgATACCACTCAAAACTTTCCACAAATTGCCTTGGAAAGTCATCTGGGCAGAGATTATTGCTCTTAATTTCTGGACTAGGAGCCTGAGGTCCAAGGAAGGGGTGATACGTTCCAATAGCAAAACCCACCTGTTCTTCACACTTGTACTGACCTCCTCTCTGCCCATGTTCAAAGGGAGCTGAAATTCTCTTAGGAGTAGCCCGGGACCTGGGAATCTCTGATTCTGATTCTACACACTAAGTCACCCTCTCTTCCACTGGCTGAGCTTCAGTGTTCCAATTTGCAAAACAGGCATCaagttgtccatcaattggagaatggttgggtaaattatgatatatgaatgttatggaatattattgctctgtaagaaatgaccagcaggaggaatacagagaggcttggagagacttaaatcaactgttgctgagtgaaatgaacagaaccagaagatcgctgtgcacttcaacaacaatactgtatgaggatgtattctgatggaagtggatatcttcaacataaagaagatccaactcacttccagctgatcaatgatggacagaaacaactacacccagagaaggaacactgggaagtaaatattaaatattaacactactatctatctacccaggttacttataccttcggaatctaatacttaatgtgtaacaagaaaatggtatttacacacatatattgtatctaggttatattgtaacacatgtaaaatgtatgggattgcctgtcattggggggagggtgtggagggaggggggataatttggaaaaatgaatacaagggataatattattttaaaaattactcatgcatatatactgtggaaaaaaaaattctaaataaaaaaaaataggcatcAAGCCCTGAGGGTCCCAATTCTGCTTTCTGCTTTCCAAGGGAACAGGGAACCAATCTGATGGCTACAAATGTCAGCTATACTTTTgctcaaatataataatatatatatgatatatataatataataaagtataataaaataaataatataaataaatataataaaataaatatataaatataaataaaataaataatataaaatataaaataaatatatgaatataaataaaataaataaacaaataaataaataaaacttgagCTGTGATTTCTTATcggcctcattttaaaatttcttcacacacatacatacatacccagACAgacacacattttctttttcaaaaagatttcattttatgGTCACAGCCTATTTTCAGATCAATATAATAATTCTTGTGAATATTGTCATAGATAGGAGAACTCTCCACCCAGAACTCCTTCAACTGCCAGGTAacctatattcattttatatgagGCTTTCTGGTTGGCTCTGAGGATAGTTGTTCTTAGTCAaccagaaggaaatggcaatactCTGGCCAGCTGAGGGGAATAATCTTTTAGACAACTATGGCCCAGCATATCCCACACACCACCCACCAGGTACCTATGGATTTCACCTCTGTCTAGGACCAGAAGGCAACCTTCTGGGCCAGTATCCTATAGTCCAAACCTCCCTTCCCCACTCTTTAACCTACCCCATTGTGACCAGCTGCTCCTCAGTCCCCTGTGAGTCCCTCATGCTCCTAGAACAATAGTTGTCCACAGATCACTAGGAGACTGGTAGGTGCCTTAGCAGAGGAGgaagtgcatatatatatataagtggaACTAATCAGCTGGGATGTGGGTAAAATAACCACTTCTGCTTTAGTGACCTTTAAAAATGGTTCCGTCCTCTGTGGTATCCTGAATGGCCCATTTGACATCATCAGGCATTGGGTAGGAGGAGGAATGGAATTAGTGAGGATAGTGAGGAGTAAGAACTACAAACTTTTTAAAGCTTCTGtcagaaaataggattttaaaaattatttcttcacattcattttttaaaatttgagttccaaattctctccttctctccatacctttccctcttcattgagaaggtaagcaatgtGGTagcaattatacatgtgaagtcatacaaaacgtATTTTTGTAATTAGTCtcactgaaaaaaaggaaatatgtttcaatctgtccTCAGAGTCCATGAGTTCTCTGTGTGAATATGGATAGTGTTTTTCATTGAGTTTTTTTGATCTATGAAATAATTAGCCTTCAGTGCAGCGTGTTAGGGATGAAGAATCAATCTCCAATGTCATCAGAGAGATGTGACTGGAAAAGAAGGTGAACTGGAGAGGACAAATGAATTCCTGCTGTCCTGTTCATCACTTGGCTTAACActtgattttaataaaaatgtccaTATTTCCTCAAGATCTCCAAAAAAAGGTATCGAGGCTAGAAATTCCAGGATGCCCCTCTCCTTTTGAGCCATCTACTTCCATTATAAAGTGAGATTGTTCAATACCTTCTGAATCATCAAAGGAGGACTAAATTTGAGGAGGCAGAACCTCACTGTTGAATGTGCAGGGCCAAGGAAGGTTTTGATAAATGACTAGAGTATTCATCTGTATCTTGGTTAGGAAGGGAAGTTATGGTTGTTGATGTGTGAGGATGATGTCAGAGGAATACAGCTTGGCCCTTTCATAATCCATATCCTTTCTTGCAGGCTTCCTGCCCCCTTTCTGCCCCTTCCCTGCCCTCCCTTCCCATTCCCTAGACCTCTGAGCTGGAGGAGCTATGGGGCTAAGCCCAAGTGGACATTGAGAACATCTTAAAGTAATAAATCAAATTCCTCTTGGGATAAAGAGTCCTCTCAAGAAATAGGATCCTGGGTACTTTAGACCTAGGAAGGACATTAGAATATTGCCATGCATAGAgcatagaggaagagaaaagaccaATGATGATATCTGCCTGGATAGCATCACCTGCTCCAATACGTGCAGTTTTATACTAAACTATAGTATACTATACCCTAGTTTTATACTAGATTGAGCCTTAGAGATCAGCTAATTTGCCAGGTTGTGAACTTCAACTTACCTTCCTTTACAGCAGGAATTCTTAATTTGGGGTTcatgatcttgttttttttttttaatattttgtaactattttaatatttggCTTCCTATGTAATTTactttgtacatttaaaaatattctcccaaGAAGGGGTCTGTgagcttcaccagattgccaaatggtcataacacacaaaaaagtaaagaacCCTGCTTAGCTGTTGTACAGCTTATGAAACCTCATTTCTTTTGGCAGCTAGGTATTGCGATAGATGGATTGCTGGATctcaaatcaggaagatctaagttcagatTTGACCTGAAACctttgctttcatttcctcatctgtaaaatgagaataatgatatcaactacttcccagggttatggtaagtattttgcaaactttaaaaacaccatataaatgctagctattgttatcatCACAAGTATGattagttccattttacagaggaataaGTTGAGATCCACTGAGATGGACTGACTTATGAAGGGCTTAGAGA
The DNA window shown above is from Sminthopsis crassicaudata isolate SCR6 chromosome 2, ASM4859323v1, whole genome shotgun sequence and carries:
- the OCSTAMP gene encoding osteoclast stimulatory transmembrane protein, with protein sequence MRDSQGTEEQLVTMGKWLWHSGLLKVQELFLAAWGVYSKSVPASCGQLLIQLLLCALISGAAGGLTYNWLATSLMYSVRTSATGALACGFLLFLTLGLVHPARCLLAITVPTLGTRQGRRLLLSCGFAELATLVVPNILANVAATTQVLRCVAQGSLESLLNSTHQLEAATEALDQASGRTRGRGLTFETPHNCSALYLQMLVATQRVYEDVSALEALVRGLALGTNRVLAAFFILSVLFESMRYLKSYLTNLQFDNLYYSKQLEQLLRESQSSPLQASPPALVLRVTGLKLSRAEKFHCLFRLAFLGMPLGAMAVIVAADHVAFLLASMAVDWAQKLPTLPIHLNIKYDAKYTVFAFISFIFNQPSEGKSLDTYQGTYKWEFRFTSDSCQLHPAQPPQYTAALAAGTLFLIASATVFLETYARRLVHKVAASFFQAQEEQRTRYLFARLHQSH